In the Kitasatospora terrestris genome, one interval contains:
- a CDS encoding ABC transporter ATP-binding protein, with translation MSAGTGEVAAFRNVSKSYGRVRAVDGLDLVLRPGETVALLGPNGAGKSSSLDLLLGLREPDDGTVELFGGAPRAAIEAGRVGAMLQSGGLMSDVKVRELVAFACAVHPRGHRPEEVLETAGITELADRKVDKLSGGQEQRVRFALAVAGANDLIVLDEPTTGMDVSVRQRFWAAMRAQADAGRTVLFATHYLEEADSVADRVLVLHRGRLIADGTSAEIKARAGARRISFDLHPEDGPVDEGLLRALPGVVGLDVTGRPDAVRTVRIRSADADADVAALYRAGLQPRGLEVTGLGLEQAFLTITGEQDAVETLETESAR, from the coding sequence ATGAGTGCGGGAACGGGGGAGGTCGCGGCCTTCCGGAACGTCAGCAAGAGCTACGGCCGGGTCCGGGCCGTCGACGGCCTGGACCTGGTGCTGCGGCCCGGGGAGACGGTCGCGCTGCTCGGCCCGAACGGGGCCGGCAAGTCGAGCAGCCTGGACCTGCTGCTCGGCCTGCGCGAGCCCGACGACGGGACCGTCGAGCTGTTCGGCGGAGCGCCGCGGGCCGCGATCGAGGCCGGCCGGGTCGGCGCGATGCTGCAGAGCGGCGGCCTGATGAGCGACGTCAAGGTCCGCGAACTGGTGGCCTTCGCCTGCGCCGTCCACCCGCGCGGCCACCGCCCCGAGGAGGTGCTGGAGACCGCCGGCATCACCGAGCTCGCCGACCGCAAGGTGGACAAGCTCTCCGGCGGCCAGGAGCAGCGGGTGCGCTTCGCCCTCGCGGTGGCCGGCGCCAACGACCTGATCGTCCTCGACGAGCCCACCACCGGCATGGACGTCTCCGTCCGGCAGCGGTTCTGGGCCGCCATGCGGGCCCAGGCCGACGCGGGCCGGACGGTCCTCTTCGCCACCCACTACCTGGAGGAGGCGGATTCCGTCGCCGACCGGGTGCTGGTGCTGCACCGCGGCCGGCTGATCGCCGACGGCACCTCCGCCGAGATCAAGGCCAGGGCCGGCGCCCGCCGGATCAGCTTCGACCTCCACCCCGAGGACGGCCCGGTCGACGAGGGCCTGCTGCGCGCCCTGCCCGGCGTCGTCGGCCTGGACGTCACCGGCCGGCCCGACGCGGTGCGCACCGTCCGGATCCGCTCCGCCGACGCCGACGCGGACGTCGCCGCGCTCTACCGCGCCGGCCTGCAGCCGCGCGGCCTGGAGGTCACCGGACTCGGCCTGGAGCAGGCCTTCCTGACCATCACCGGCGAGCAGGACGCCGTCGAGACCCTCGAAACGGAGAGCGCGCGATGA